From the Sphingomonas aliaeris genome, one window contains:
- a CDS encoding Flp family type IVb pilin encodes MQKIRNFIKNSKGATAIEYGLIAALIAVAAIAAMQGLGNQLKTTFGNVSSNMKAS; translated from the coding sequence ATGCAGAAGATTCGTAACTTCATCAAGAATTCCAAGGGCGCGACCGCAATCGAGTACGGCCTGATCGCCGCGCTGATCGCCGTTGCTGCAATCGCTGCCATGCAGGGTCTGGGCAACCAGCTGAAGACCACCTTCGGCAACGTTTCGTCGAACATGAAGGCTTCGTAA
- a CDS encoding Flp family type IVb pilin, whose translation MIIRFITRLARDSKGATAIEYGLILSLIVITMIGAFVEVANTTVGMWGNVNTKMERARTNS comes from the coding sequence ATGATCATACGCTTCATCACGCGGCTGGCCCGCGACAGCAAGGGCGCCACCGCGATAGAATATGGCCTGATCCTCTCGTTAATCGTCATCACGATGATCGGTGCCTTTGTCGAGGTCGCTAACACCACCGTCGGCATGTGGGGCAACGTGAACACCAAGATGGAGCGCGCGCGCACCAACAGCTAA
- a CDS encoding (deoxy)nucleoside triphosphate pyrophosphohydrolase — protein sequence MTKISVEIQAVALFPVVAAALIDDAGRVLVQQRPPGKQMAGLWEFPGGKLEPGETPEAALVRELDEELGIVVDPAALRPATFASELLGDRSLLLLLYLCRSWSGDPVALDAVAVRWVTLAEMRTLDMPPADAPFIAALERMI from the coding sequence ATGACAAAGATTTCCGTCGAAATTCAGGCCGTCGCGCTGTTTCCCGTGGTGGCGGCGGCGCTGATCGACGATGCGGGACGCGTTCTCGTCCAGCAGCGTCCACCGGGCAAGCAGATGGCGGGGCTTTGGGAATTCCCCGGTGGCAAGCTTGAGCCAGGCGAGACGCCGGAGGCGGCGCTGGTCCGCGAGCTGGACGAGGAACTGGGCATCGTCGTAGATCCCGCCGCCCTGCGCCCCGCGACGTTCGCGAGCGAATTGCTGGGCGATCGGAGCCTCCTGCTGCTGCTCTATCTCTGCCGGTCCTGGTCGGGCGATCCGGTCGCGCTGGATGCGGTCGCGGTGAGATGGGTCACATTGGCGGAGATGCGGACGCTCGACATGCCGCCGGCCGACGCGCCGTTTATCGCCGCGCTGGAACGGATGATCTAG
- a CDS encoding protein-L-isoaspartate O-methyltransferase family protein produces MKLNSIDSDGYVAMRHAMVASQLRTNAVSDSRVVAAMDRVPRENFLPEDAREMAYRDTAVPLGRGRFQNVPIATGRLLTEALLQHTDRVLLIGAAGGYTAAVLAEIVASVTAVESDPAFAELARNALAGNAKVTVVEGPLEAGHADGAPYDLLFIDGAIEHMPDALVAQVATEGRVVGGLSDRGVTRLAAGRRTEGGFALLPFADIDCVPLPGFAVAKSFTF; encoded by the coding sequence ATGAAGCTCAACTCGATTGATTCGGACGGATACGTCGCAATGCGCCATGCAATGGTGGCAAGCCAGTTGCGGACCAATGCCGTCAGCGACTCCCGCGTCGTCGCGGCGATGGACCGCGTTCCCCGCGAGAACTTCCTGCCGGAAGACGCGCGAGAGATGGCCTATCGCGACACGGCGGTGCCGCTGGGCCGGGGACGTTTCCAGAACGTTCCGATCGCGACCGGACGGCTTCTGACCGAGGCGTTGTTGCAGCATACGGACCGCGTCCTGCTGATCGGTGCCGCGGGCGGCTATACCGCTGCGGTACTGGCCGAGATCGTCGCATCGGTGACCGCCGTCGAAAGCGATCCCGCGTTTGCCGAACTCGCGCGGAATGCGCTGGCGGGCAATGCGAAGGTGACGGTGGTCGAAGGACCGCTGGAGGCCGGGCATGCCGATGGCGCGCCGTACGACCTGCTGTTCATCGATGGCGCGATCGAGCACATGCCCGACGCGCTGGTCGCGCAGGTGGCGACCGAAGGCCGGGTGGTCGGTGGCCTGTCGGATCGCGGCGTCACGCGTCTGGCGGCCGGACGCCGGACCGAAGGCGGCTTCGCATTGCTGCCGTTTGCGGATATCGACTGCGTACCGTTGCCTGGCTTCGCGGTCGCGAAATCCTTCACCTTCTGA
- a CDS encoding TolC family outer membrane protein, whose translation MRRTSLLLGTAYALVAAPACAETLKDALAKAYKTNPTLTAQRANVRAIDENVPIAKAAGRPGVNLTGGFNQQVLRGPGSTSINSPERSATAQTALQVPIYSGGAVHNSVLAAETRVDAGRFGLRGTESDLFTAVVGAYMDVIRDEAIVGLNQQNVRVLDVNLQASSDRFQVGDLTRTDVAQSQARLALARGQLQSAQARLISSRENYIRLVGEEPGSLETPPAIPGTPPSPDAAVEVALQNNPSFLAAQKTRDATAYDIKVARAARLPQVGIGVTGNYFNYLGTLGQGTNLPVGSQNGTSAGAGLSLSLPLFQGGRPAAQVRQAEALRGQAIERVTEAERAVIANTRAAYAVWRSSEQVIASSEIAVNANRLSLEGVRAENSVGNRTILDILNAEQELLNSQVTLVTAKRDSYVARFALQAAMGRAEARDLGLDGGPLYDPIANYDRVQGRFSDFGSDGEPAPVATRTTTTRPQGAEVTRPLDPILDTPVDRGPADRATVDRAPENPATKPK comes from the coding sequence ATGCGTCGCACTTCCCTGCTTCTCGGCACTGCGTACGCATTGGTTGCCGCACCCGCCTGCGCCGAAACGCTGAAGGATGCGCTGGCCAAGGCGTACAAGACCAATCCGACACTGACTGCGCAGCGCGCCAACGTCCGCGCGATCGACGAGAACGTGCCGATCGCCAAGGCGGCGGGGCGTCCCGGCGTCAATTTGACGGGCGGGTTCAACCAGCAGGTCCTGCGCGGCCCGGGCAGCACCAGCATCAATTCGCCGGAACGATCGGCCACGGCGCAGACTGCGTTGCAGGTGCCGATCTATTCGGGCGGCGCGGTGCACAATTCGGTCCTGGCCGCCGAGACGCGGGTGGATGCTGGCCGCTTCGGGCTTCGCGGCACCGAATCCGATCTCTTCACCGCCGTGGTGGGCGCGTATATGGACGTCATTCGCGACGAGGCGATCGTCGGGCTGAACCAGCAGAACGTCCGCGTGCTGGACGTCAATTTGCAGGCGAGCAGCGACCGGTTCCAGGTCGGCGACCTGACGCGGACCGACGTCGCGCAGTCGCAGGCACGACTGGCGCTGGCCCGCGGGCAGTTGCAGAGCGCACAAGCCCGTCTGATCTCCAGCCGCGAAAACTATATCCGTCTGGTCGGCGAGGAGCCGGGGTCGCTGGAAACGCCGCCGGCCATCCCGGGTACCCCGCCGAGCCCGGATGCGGCGGTCGAAGTCGCGTTGCAGAACAACCCCTCCTTCCTCGCGGCACAGAAGACGCGCGATGCGACGGCGTACGACATCAAGGTCGCACGCGCTGCGCGTCTGCCGCAGGTCGGGATCGGCGTGACGGGCAACTACTTCAACTATCTGGGAACGCTGGGGCAGGGGACCAACCTTCCCGTGGGCAGCCAGAACGGAACGAGCGCCGGTGCCGGACTGTCGCTGAGCCTGCCCTTGTTTCAGGGCGGCCGTCCTGCCGCGCAGGTCCGCCAGGCCGAGGCGCTCCGCGGCCAGGCGATCGAGCGGGTCACGGAAGCCGAACGCGCGGTGATCGCGAATACACGCGCGGCCTATGCCGTGTGGCGATCGTCGGAGCAGGTGATCGCATCGTCCGAGATCGCGGTGAACGCCAACCGCCTGTCGCTCGAAGGCGTCCGCGCCGAGAACAGCGTCGGCAACCGCACGATCCTCGACATCCTGAACGCGGAGCAGGAGCTGCTCAACTCGCAGGTGACCTTGGTGACGGCGAAGCGCGATTCTTATGTCGCGCGTTTTGCATTGCAGGCGGCGATGGGTCGGGCCGAGGCGCGCGATCTGGGCCTGGACGGTGGACCGCTCTACGATCCGATCGCGAATTACGATCGCGTGCAGGGCCGCTTCTCCGACTTCGGATCGGATGGCGAGCCGGCACCCGTCGCGACGCGCACCACGACGACCCGGCCGCAGGGCGCCGAAGTCACGCGGCCGCTGGATCCGATCCTCGACACGCCGGTGGACAGAGGACCGGCGGATCGAGCGACAGTTGACAGAGCCCCGGAAAATCCCGCAACTAAGCCGAAGTGA
- a CDS encoding DUF2497 domain-containing protein — protein sequence MGDISAEPSMEDILSSIKRIIAEEGDAAVAGRNARRAAAAPRQPLPIPRADAHDFARDEVLELSDPVRSAAPEPTPPIPPAPPVARAEPVAVEPPRVESLTPAEQVRAAALAAEAPAPSAPAAEPAAAPTGSILSPQATQATRGPLEALSRMVVKPESGASDTLEGLVREMLRPMLRDWLDAKLPTLVEQMVAKEIARITGQQ from the coding sequence ATGGGTGATATCAGCGCCGAGCCGTCGATGGAGGATATCCTTTCCTCGATCAAACGCATCATCGCGGAAGAGGGCGACGCCGCGGTCGCCGGACGCAATGCGCGCCGTGCCGCCGCCGCCCCGCGCCAGCCGCTGCCGATCCCGCGCGCCGACGCGCATGATTTCGCACGGGACGAGGTGCTGGAACTGAGCGATCCGGTGCGGTCCGCTGCCCCGGAACCGACGCCGCCAATTCCTCCGGCGCCGCCGGTTGCCCGCGCGGAACCTGTCGCCGTAGAGCCGCCGCGCGTCGAATCGCTCACGCCCGCGGAGCAGGTCCGCGCCGCTGCCTTGGCGGCCGAAGCCCCCGCCCCATCAGCACCAGCCGCCGAACCCGCAGCCGCGCCCACCGGTTCGATCCTGTCGCCGCAAGCGACGCAGGCGACGCGCGGTCCGCTGGAGGCGCTGTCCCGGATGGTCGTGAAGCCGGAAAGCGGTGCATCCGACACGCTGGAGGGCCTGGTCCGCGAAATGTTGCGGCCGATGTTGCGCGACTGGCTGGACGCCAAATTGCCGACTTTGGTCGAGCAGATGGTGGCAAAGGAAATCGCGCGGATTACCGGTCAGCAATGA
- a CDS encoding valine--tRNA ligase has protein sequence MTELPKTFDPAEIESRWYAHWEKEGQFRPDRPGAEPWTIVNPPPNVTGNLHIGHALDNTLQDILTRHARLKGKDALWVVGTDHAGIATQMVVERNMALKQQKRTDFTRDEFVAKVWEWKEESGGTITQQLRRLGCSMDWKNERFTMDPGFSKAVLKVFVELYNTVKPDGTRLLYRDKRLVNWDPGLGTAISDLEVETREIKGQFWHLRYPLEDGSGFIEVATTRPETMLADMAVAVNEKDERHAHLVGKKVRLPITGRLIPIITDDHADPELGSGAVKITPGHDFNDFEVGKRAGMKAGEMLNMLDAKANVTQVADGLIPAELIGLSTAEARKAVVARLKDEGFLVPHVDKEGVEHDSEPRTIQTPFGDRSGVVIEPWLTDQWYVDAATLAQPAIEAVRSGAIKIVPKTWEKTFFNWMEGIQPWCVSRQLWWGHRIPAWFGPLKTDDRIMDGTGVFPTKCFVAEDECELKKQIEDYYGSDCKFQVADQAWAPLFAYLEEHSVNSGKSYSSVTLIRDPDVLDTWFSSALWPFATLGWPDDVSSNPSPSGGGARGGGCLAEKPASRTAPPQPLL, from the coding sequence ATGACCGAACTTCCCAAAACCTTCGACCCCGCCGAAATCGAATCGCGCTGGTATGCGCATTGGGAAAAGGAGGGCCAGTTCCGCCCCGATCGTCCCGGCGCCGAGCCGTGGACGATCGTCAATCCGCCGCCGAACGTGACGGGCAACCTGCATATCGGCCACGCGCTGGACAATACGTTGCAGGACATCCTGACGCGGCATGCCCGGTTGAAGGGCAAGGACGCATTGTGGGTCGTCGGCACCGATCATGCCGGTATCGCCACGCAGATGGTGGTCGAGCGCAACATGGCGCTGAAGCAGCAGAAGCGGACGGATTTCACCCGTGACGAATTCGTCGCCAAGGTGTGGGAATGGAAAGAGGAAAGCGGCGGCACGATCACGCAGCAGTTGCGTCGGCTCGGCTGTTCGATGGACTGGAAGAACGAACGCTTTACGATGGATCCGGGCTTTTCGAAGGCCGTCCTCAAGGTGTTCGTCGAGCTTTACAACACCGTGAAACCAGACGGCACTCGTTTGTTGTACCGCGACAAGCGACTGGTGAACTGGGATCCTGGCCTCGGCACTGCGATCAGCGATCTTGAAGTCGAGACGCGCGAGATCAAGGGGCAGTTCTGGCACCTGCGCTATCCGCTAGAGGACGGGTCCGGCTTCATCGAGGTCGCGACGACGCGGCCGGAGACGATGCTCGCCGACATGGCTGTCGCGGTGAACGAGAAGGATGAGCGGCATGCGCACCTCGTCGGCAAGAAGGTGCGCCTGCCGATCACCGGGCGGCTGATCCCGATCATCACCGACGACCATGCCGATCCCGAACTGGGGTCGGGCGCGGTCAAGATTACGCCGGGGCATGATTTCAACGACTTCGAGGTCGGCAAGCGCGCGGGCATGAAAGCGGGCGAGATGCTCAACATGCTGGATGCGAAGGCGAACGTGACGCAGGTCGCGGACGGCCTGATCCCGGCCGAGTTGATCGGCCTGTCCACCGCGGAGGCACGCAAGGCGGTCGTCGCGCGGCTGAAGGACGAGGGGTTCCTTGTCCCGCACGTCGACAAGGAGGGCGTCGAACACGACAGCGAACCACGCACGATCCAGACGCCGTTCGGCGATCGCTCGGGCGTCGTGATCGAGCCGTGGCTGACCGACCAATGGTATGTCGATGCGGCGACGCTTGCCCAGCCGGCGATCGAGGCGGTGCGTTCGGGCGCGATCAAGATCGTGCCGAAGACGTGGGAAAAGACGTTCTTCAACTGGATGGAGGGGATCCAACCTTGGTGCGTATCCCGCCAGCTTTGGTGGGGGCACCGGATTCCGGCGTGGTTCGGGCCTTTGAAGACAGACGATCGCATAATGGACGGCACTGGAGTGTTTCCGACAAAATGCTTCGTTGCCGAAGATGAGTGCGAGCTTAAAAAGCAAATCGAAGATTACTACGGGTCTGACTGCAAGTTTCAGGTGGCTGATCAGGCTTGGGCGCCACTCTTTGCCTATTTAGAAGAGCATTCGGTTAATAGTGGTAAATCCTATTCTTCGGTCACGCTAATCCGAGACCCCGACGTTCTCGACACATGGTTCTCTTCCGCGCTCTGGCCGTTCGCGACGCTGGGCTGGCCTGATGACGTTTCCTCTAACCCCTCCCCTTCAGGGGGAGGGGCAAGGGGTGGGGGATGCCTCGCAGAGAAGCCAGCTTCCCGGACTGCCCCACCCCAACCCCTCCTCTGA
- a CDS encoding MATE family efflux transporter, giving the protein MAVRSTTRRQRDLTVGPIGATLLAFALPTLASNVLQSLNGSINSIWVGQFLGEGALAATSNANIIMFLMFSAVFGFGMAATILVGQSVGRGDIEGARRAFGSAVGLVVGGAVIIATLGWIFAPHILELLATPAEAQPLALSYLRVIFLGLPLSMLGVLVQMGLRGTGDSVTPLWFMVLSVVVDPTLNPLLIKGIGPFPEMGIAGSATATLVAALASTFGLIGYVYARDLPIRLRGAELRYLLPDRALVRTIVAKGLPMGAQMLVMSTAGLTMVGLVNRLGVDTVAAYAVSQQLWTYIQMPAMAIGVAVSSMAAQNIGAGRWDRVNAITRSGILYNTIITLAVITAIILFDRPVMALFISPESAAIPIARHIQLISSWTFVMFGATMVLFSTVRANGATLAPLIILAVSLYPVRIGFAILARPYLGADALWWAFPLGSAVSLALAISFYLRGTWRKDTLVVPSESEDGPEQAHAATEPAGRTHPTG; this is encoded by the coding sequence ATGGCCGTTCGCTCCACCACCCGCCGCCAACGCGACCTGACCGTCGGGCCGATCGGCGCGACGTTGCTTGCCTTCGCGCTGCCGACGCTTGCGTCCAACGTCCTGCAATCGCTCAACGGATCGATCAATTCGATCTGGGTCGGCCAGTTCCTTGGCGAAGGTGCGCTGGCGGCGACGAGCAACGCCAACATCATCATGTTCCTCATGTTCTCCGCCGTTTTCGGGTTCGGCATGGCGGCGACGATCCTGGTCGGCCAGTCGGTCGGGCGCGGCGATATCGAGGGCGCGCGGCGGGCATTCGGGTCCGCCGTAGGGCTGGTCGTCGGCGGGGCGGTGATCATCGCGACGCTCGGCTGGATATTCGCGCCCCACATTCTCGAACTGTTGGCGACACCGGCCGAGGCGCAGCCGCTGGCTTTGTCCTATCTGCGCGTGATCTTCCTCGGGCTGCCATTGTCGATGCTCGGCGTGCTCGTCCAGATGGGCCTGCGCGGGACGGGCGACAGCGTGACGCCGCTCTGGTTCATGGTCCTGAGCGTGGTCGTCGATCCGACGCTCAACCCCTTGCTGATCAAAGGCATCGGCCCGTTCCCCGAAATGGGCATCGCAGGTTCCGCGACCGCCACTTTGGTCGCCGCGCTGGCATCGACCTTCGGGCTGATCGGCTACGTCTATGCGCGCGACCTGCCGATCCGGTTGCGCGGTGCGGAATTGCGCTACCTGCTGCCAGACCGGGCGCTCGTCCGCACGATCGTCGCGAAGGGCCTGCCGATGGGCGCGCAGATGCTGGTCATGTCGACGGCGGGGCTGACGATGGTCGGGCTGGTCAACCGGCTGGGTGTCGATACCGTCGCCGCCTATGCCGTATCGCAGCAATTATGGACTTATATCCAGATGCCCGCGATGGCGATCGGCGTCGCGGTCAGCAGCATGGCGGCGCAGAATATCGGTGCGGGCAGGTGGGACCGGGTGAATGCGATCACGCGGTCCGGTATCCTGTACAACACGATCATCACGCTCGCCGTGATCACCGCGATCATCCTGTTCGACCGCCCGGTGATGGCGTTGTTCATCAGCCCGGAAAGCGCGGCGATCCCGATCGCACGGCATATCCAGTTGATCAGCAGCTGGACGTTCGTGATGTTCGGAGCGACGATGGTGTTGTTTTCAACCGTGCGTGCGAACGGCGCGACGCTGGCGCCCCTGATCATCCTCGCGGTCTCGCTCTATCCGGTGCGGATCGGCTTCGCGATTTTGGCGCGGCCCTATCTGGGTGCGGACGCCTTGTGGTGGGCGTTTCCGCTAGGTTCGGCCGTTTCGCTGGCGCTTGCGATCTCGTTCTATCTGCGCGGGACGTGGCGGAAGGACACTTTGGTCGTGCCGTCAGAATCGGAGGATGGCCCGGAACAGGCGCACGCCGCGACCGAGCCGGCCGGCCGCACGCACCCGACCGGCTGA
- a CDS encoding diacylglycerol/lipid kinase family protein: protein MSRTITSAAMIINTKSRTGQAQFDAACEAMESLDFPVDARAVPDPERLEDELRAALAKKPDLVILGGGDGTISGLVDLLVGQDVILGVLPLGTANSFARTLGIPLDIPGAVEVLRTGAPRRIDLGMIDNDYFANCAALGMSPQIAKTVPHGLKKVFGRVGYLAWATYQFAKFRPFTLIVGEGPTAVRLRVVEVRISNGPYHGGTELVDAAEVDSGEIVVQAVVGHVKRRLVKNWAASFFRHKARHEDTRDFHGKALRIDTIPKLPISIDGEVLATTPVMAKVAAGIIEVMAPR from the coding sequence ATGAGCAGAACGATCACATCCGCCGCGATGATCATCAACACCAAATCCCGCACCGGGCAGGCGCAGTTCGATGCCGCGTGCGAGGCGATGGAATCGCTCGATTTCCCGGTCGACGCGCGCGCGGTGCCCGATCCCGAGCGGCTGGAGGACGAGTTGCGCGCCGCGCTCGCCAAGAAGCCGGACCTCGTCATCCTGGGCGGCGGCGACGGAACGATCAGCGGGCTGGTCGATCTGCTCGTCGGGCAGGATGTGATCCTCGGCGTGCTCCCGCTCGGCACCGCGAACAGCTTCGCACGGACGCTCGGTATTCCGCTGGATATTCCCGGCGCGGTCGAGGTGTTGCGCACCGGCGCGCCGCGCCGGATCGACCTGGGCATGATAGACAACGATTATTTCGCCAACTGCGCCGCGCTCGGCATGTCGCCGCAGATCGCGAAGACGGTTCCGCATGGCCTGAAGAAGGTATTCGGGCGGGTCGGTTATCTTGCCTGGGCGACGTATCAGTTCGCCAAGTTTCGGCCGTTTACCTTGATCGTCGGGGAAGGCCCGACCGCGGTGCGGTTGCGCGTCGTGGAGGTTCGCATCTCGAATGGTCCCTATCACGGCGGCACCGAACTGGTGGATGCAGCCGAGGTCGATTCGGGGGAGATCGTCGTTCAGGCCGTAGTCGGCCATGTTAAGCGCCGGTTGGTCAAGAACTGGGCGGCGAGCTTCTTCCGCCATAAGGCCCGTCACGAGGACACGCGCGACTTCCACGGCAAGGCGCTGCGGATCGACACGATCCCGAAGCTGCCGATCTCGATCGACGGTGAGGTTCTCGCGACCACGCCAGTCATGGCGAAGGTCGCGGCGGGGATCATCGAGGTGATGGCGCCCCGCTGA
- a CDS encoding SIMPL domain-containing protein has protein sequence MIRMNTIAVVLAIVPGAAIAQDVPSPNTIRVIATGKASTPPDVATIDMTIRGEGRTPDAATKSLADRQKAIFGALQKLDPKLTVNTGSIGFREVRIGRCDANGGMLGLDLADAAERMEAMTDDLSTGANSGVPAQPKGPCRLSGHIAQSETEIVMASVKDAGTAVGLAGRLGAANARIGSFGLRDTAAAIRSASADAMRNARIRAELLATASGSRLGALISVMDNDVGGRDAFYRPLGIAPRIVMTSVQASPPVEVAVSPKPVETNAQLIVTFAIVK, from the coding sequence ATGATTCGCATGAACACGATAGCGGTAGTGCTCGCGATTGTGCCGGGGGCGGCGATCGCACAGGATGTCCCCTCCCCCAATACGATCCGCGTCATCGCCACCGGCAAGGCCAGCACGCCTCCGGATGTCGCCACGATCGACATGACCATCCGCGGCGAAGGCAGGACGCCGGACGCGGCGACGAAGTCCTTGGCGGATCGTCAGAAGGCGATCTTCGGCGCGCTACAAAAGCTCGATCCGAAATTGACCGTCAACACCGGTTCGATCGGGTTCCGGGAGGTCCGCATCGGCCGGTGCGACGCTAACGGCGGGATGCTCGGCCTTGATCTGGCCGATGCAGCGGAGAGGATGGAAGCGATGACGGACGATCTGTCGACCGGTGCAAATTCCGGCGTCCCGGCGCAGCCCAAGGGCCCCTGCCGCCTGTCCGGCCATATCGCGCAGAGCGAAACCGAAATCGTCATGGCGTCGGTCAAGGATGCCGGCACGGCGGTGGGTCTCGCCGGTCGGCTGGGCGCGGCCAATGCGCGCATCGGTTCGTTCGGCCTGCGCGACACGGCCGCCGCCATCCGGTCCGCCAGCGCCGACGCGATGCGGAATGCCCGGATCAGGGCAGAGCTGTTGGCGACCGCCAGCGGATCGAGGCTCGGGGCGCTGATCTCGGTAATGGACAATGATGTGGGCGGGCGAGACGCATTCTACCGTCCCTTGGGGATTGCCCCGCGGATAGTCATGACGTCGGTTCAGGCATCACCGCCGGTCGAGGTCGCCGTCAGCCCGAAGCCGGTCGAAACCAATGCGCAGTTGATCGTGACGTTCGCGATCGTAAAATGA
- the hemB gene encoding porphobilinogen synthase, with amino-acid sequence MSAAYPALRLRRTRASVWSRRLHAETVLTPADLIWPLFISEGQGIEDPIASLPGVSRWSVDNIVARAKEARDLGIACIALFPNTPAHLRTDRGEEALNPDNLMCRAIRALKDAVPEVGVLTDVALDPYTAHGHDGLLDEGGYVLNDQTAEVLVGQALNQAAAGADIIAPSDMMDGRVGLIRDALEGGGRHNVQIMSYAAKYASGFYGPFRDAVGSRGLLKGDKKTYQMDSANAEEALREVALDLAEGADSVMVKPGLPYLDIILRVKSEFQVPVFAYQVSGEYAMIEAAVAVGAAERDAVVLETLMAFKRAGCSGVLTYHALHAARLLAG; translated from the coding sequence ATGTCCGCTGCCTATCCCGCTCTCCGTCTTCGCCGCACCCGCGCCAGCGTGTGGAGCCGCCGCCTGCATGCCGAAACCGTGCTGACGCCGGCCGATCTGATCTGGCCGCTGTTCATTTCGGAAGGGCAGGGGATCGAGGATCCGATTGCATCGCTGCCCGGCGTGTCGCGCTGGTCGGTCGACAATATCGTGGCGCGGGCGAAGGAAGCGCGCGATCTCGGGATCGCCTGCATCGCTCTGTTCCCCAATACGCCCGCGCATCTGCGTACCGATCGCGGAGAGGAAGCGCTCAATCCGGACAACCTGATGTGCCGCGCGATCCGTGCGCTGAAGGATGCGGTGCCGGAGGTCGGCGTGCTGACCGACGTCGCACTCGATCCCTATACCGCGCACGGCCATGACGGCTTGCTGGACGAAGGCGGCTATGTGCTGAACGACCAGACCGCAGAAGTGCTGGTCGGGCAGGCGCTTAATCAGGCGGCGGCGGGTGCGGACATCATCGCGCCGAGCGACATGATGGACGGTCGCGTTGGACTGATCCGCGATGCGCTGGAAGGCGGCGGGCGCCACAACGTCCAGATCATGTCCTATGCGGCGAAATATGCCAGCGGCTTCTACGGCCCCTTCCGCGACGCGGTCGGATCGCGCGGGCTGCTGAAAGGCGACAAGAAGACGTACCAGATGGATTCGGCCAATGCCGAGGAAGCGCTGCGCGAAGTCGCGCTCGATCTCGCCGAGGGTGCGGACAGCGTGATGGTCAAGCCGGGCTTGCCGTATCTGGACATAATATTGCGTGTGAAGTCCGAGTTTCAGGTGCCTGTATTCGCGTACCAAGTGTCGGGGGAATATGCGATGATCGAGGCGGCGGTCGCAGTCGGCGCGGCGGAACGCGACGCGGTCGTTCTCGAAACGCTGATGGCGTTCAAGCGCGCCGGATGTTCCGGCGTCCTCACCTATCACGCGCTGCACGCGGCGAGATTGCTCGCCGGATGA
- a CDS encoding GNAT family N-acetyltransferase: MTQGVAVETERLILRAPVAADRPVLHAMWADPQVMATLGPVKSAADSDATIERHRGYGRVGLGFWVVERRDTGEAIGFCGLKPGAEDTPIAGEVEIGWLIARDHWRQGFAREASAATLDWAWANTDAPRVVAITAARNLPSQALMSELGMQRLHDLDFIHPAHARNPALRETVVFAIDRPDAS, translated from the coding sequence ATGACGCAAGGGGTGGCGGTCGAGACGGAGCGGCTGATCCTGCGCGCCCCTGTGGCGGCCGACCGTCCGGTGTTACACGCAATGTGGGCCGACCCGCAGGTCATGGCGACGCTCGGCCCGGTCAAGTCCGCGGCGGACAGCGATGCGACGATAGAGCGACATCGCGGCTATGGTCGCGTCGGGCTGGGCTTCTGGGTCGTCGAGCGTCGCGATACAGGGGAAGCGATCGGTTTCTGCGGACTGAAGCCGGGGGCGGAGGACACGCCGATCGCGGGCGAGGTGGAGATCGGCTGGCTGATCGCGCGCGATCATTGGCGGCAGGGTTTCGCGCGGGAGGCTTCGGCGGCGACCCTTGACTGGGCTTGGGCGAATACCGATGCGCCGCGCGTCGTGGCGATCACCGCCGCGCGCAACCTGCCGAGCCAGGCGCTGATGTCGGAACTCGGCATGCAGCGGTTGCACGACCTTGATTTCATCCATCCGGCGCACGCGCGCAATCCTGCGCTGCGTGAGACCGTCGTATTTGCGATAGACCGACCGGACGCTTCATGA